The genomic segment TGCGCAGCTCACATCCGCGGGAACCACAGCGACGTGGCAAGCCCGAATCGGGGAATTCACGATCGAGGGGATGAGTCAGCGGTCGGCATGGGACGGCGCCGCGCTGGCCGAGGCAGCCGCGCAGACCTTCGACTGGCCTGATGCATTGCAGGCGTGCCGCGAACACGCCGGTCATGTTCGACTCGTGACCCGCGCTCCGGCGGGCGCTTCGCGAACCGAACTGGTAGCGGTACACCGTCTGGCTCACGCGGCTATCGCCGAGTTCGCTCCGGTCTGTGGGGTGTTGTGGGAGGGGGCGCGGCTGTTGCGACCGGTCGCAAGAGGGACTGCGCAAGGGGCAAGCCGCGAGGACACCGTGCGGCACATGCCCAGGGGCCAGGAGTCGGCGCGAGAGGCCGTACACGATGCCATGGAGACCTGCATCAACTTTCGCGTGACGCCGCTAGAGGGCAGCGAGCCGCAGGCCGTCGCTTCCGACACCGTCGGCCTGCACGCCTTCGGCCTGCCGGACCTCGAGATCGTCACGCCGGGTGAGCCGGATGAGCGCATCGCACGGGTGCTCTATCACCTCGCGGAGGAGTTTTTTGCTCGCGGTTGTGACTGGCAGGACGGTGACGAGCGCACGATCGGTTCGTACGGCCGATGGCGGTGTGAACGAAGGCGGAGCACGCTTGCTCCGGGGCGAGAGATTCTGGCGCTAAGTCCGAAGGAATGCTGACTGGGCCTGCTCGGACTCGAACCGAGAACCCGGAGATTATGAGTCCCCTGCTCTAACCATTGAGCTACAGGCCCGACCGCGCTACGGCTTGGTCCGCGGCGACCCGGCGGATGATAAGGGCTGGTCAGCCCGCGGACCAAACAGGAAAGCAGAACTCTCCTGCTGTAACAGTTTCGTAAGCCCGCCCGGTGTTCGGGCATAGGCTGACAGGGGCCGCGCCGACGGATCGTCGTAGTTGGGATACGATGCACTCCCTGCCGAGTAATTAAACGGCAACGCGACATTCCCCAACAGGAGGCAGGCGTGACCCAACTGGACATCAAGCACATCGGACCCATGATCAAGGCGGCCAGCGAACCCTTCGCACGGCTGCGCGCGGCCATGCATCAGGTGATCGTCGGGCAGGAATCGCTGATCGACCATCTCCTGGTCGGGCTGCTCGCCAACGGCCACATGCTGCTCGAAGGCGTGCCCGGCTTGGCGAAGACGCTCTCGGTGACATGCCTCGCGCGGGGCATCCAGACGGGATTTTCGCGTATTCAATTCACGCCCGATCTGCTCCCGGCTGACGTGATCGGTACGCTGATTTACCAGCCGCAGCAGGGGACGTTTACGGTCAAGAAGGGGCCGATCTTCTCGAACATCATCCTCGCGGATGAGATCAATCGCGCGCCCGCAAAGGTGCAAAGCGCGCTGCTGGAGGCAATGCAGGAGCGTCAGGTCACAATCGGAGACGAGACGTTCGCGTTGCCGGAGCCGTTTCTCGTGCTGGCGACGCAGAATCCGATCGAACAGGAAGGGACCTACCCGCTGCCCGAGGCGCAGGTCGACCGGTTCATGTTCAAGGTGACGGTGACGTATCCCAGTCGCGAACAGGAGCGGCAGATTCTGGATCGCATGGCGACAACCTCGCCGGACTGGTCGATCGAGCCGGTCATGCAGCCGGGTGACATCATCAAGGCGCGCCAGGCGGTGGACGAAATTTACATTGATGACAAAATCAAGGATTACGTGGTGAGCCTCGTGATCGCGACGCGCGATCCCTCGTCGTATGGGTTGAACATCAAGCACCTGATCCAATACGGTGCATCGCCGCGCGCGACGATCATGCTGACGCTGGGGGCCAAGGCGCGGGCGTTCCTGGCGGGGCGGGGCTTCGTCACGCCGCAGGATGTGAAAGACGTCGCTCCGGGAATCCTCCGCCATCGCGTCATCATTACGTATGAAGCGGAGGCGGAAGAGATGACCAGCGACGCGATCATCAAGCAGATCCTGGATCACGTTCCTGTTCCATGACGCCCAACGAACTATTGAAGAAGATCCGCCGGATTCACATCCGGACGATGCACATGGCCGACGACGTGTTCGCCGGGCAGTACCACAGCGCCTTCAAGGGTCAGGGCATGGAGTTCGAGGAGGTGCGCGAATACCAGCCCGGCGACGAGATACGAAGCATCGACTGGAACGTCACGGCGCGGCAGGGGCGACCCTTCATCAAGCGGTTTCGTGAAGAACGCGAGCTGACGGTGATGCTGCTGGTCGATGTGAGCGCATCGCAGGAGTTCGGCAGCCGCGATCAGCTTAAGCGTGAACTGGCGGCGGAGATCGGGGCAACGCTGGCGTTCAGCGCGATCAAGAACAACGACAAAGTCGGGCTGATTGGTTTTTCGGATCGCATCGAGCGTTACATCAAGCCGGACAAGGGCACGCGGCATGTGCTGTGGGTCATCCGCGAATTGCTGGCGCTGGAGCCGCAAGGCCGCGGGACGGACCTCGCGGGAGCGCTGGATTACATGAATCGCGTGTTGCGCCGGCGAAGCGTCGTGTTCGTGGTAAGCGACTTTCTTGCAGGGCCGTTTGAGAAGCCCTTGCGTGCGGCGCGGCGGCGTCACGATGTCATCTCCATCGCCGTCAGCGATGAGCGCGAGCGCGAATGGCCCAAGACGCGATTCGTGGAGCTGGTCGACAGCGAGACGGGACAGTGGGTCACAGTGGACGCGTCGAGCCGGTCGTTTCGCGAAGAGATTCGACGACGCGCCGAAACGGCCATTGCGGCACGACGAGAGTTGTTCAAGCGGATGCGCGCCGACTGCATCGAATTACAGACCGGCCAGTCCATCGCCGAACCGTTGACGCGATTCTTTCGAGCACGGGAGGCGCGGCTGTGAAGAGACGGCGACGCGAATTCGTTCTTGCGATGGTGGCCGCCGTCGTGCTGGAGTTTGTCGGCGATGCGGCGATGCTGCGCGGCGTTTCTTCGTCCCATGCCAACGAGCCGGTTTCGTCCCAACCCGCCCCGCAGCCGATTCGGCGCGAGAAGAGGGAAGGCCCTGTGCTGTTGCGCGTCGAACTGGATCGAGACCGGACGGATCTTCTGACTTCGATTCGGCTCACCATAAGCGTAGATGCCGAGCGCGGCGTGAAGATCTCCATGCCCGAGGCGAAGGGCGTGCTGGGCGACTTCGTGGTGAAGCAGTCGGGGGACATCCAGCGAACTGAAACGGCCGACGGCGTGCGCGCGGTTGTGGAGCAAGTGCTGGAACCGGTCGTGCCGGGCACCGCCGTCACGGGACCGATCTCGGTTGAATACGAGGATGCCCGCGAACGGCTGGACGGCTCGACGGGCAAGTCGCGCGGCACGGCAACGATAGACCCGATCGCAGTGATTGTCGAAGGGCAATTGGCCGACGCGAAGGGGCCGGTGTCGTTGGCGTGGGCGGGGTTGCCACCGATCTGGTGGTGGGTCATCGGTGTGATTGTGGGGACAGCGGCCGTGGCGCTGGCGGCGCGGCGTTTTGCGCGACGGCGCGGTCCGCAAGCGATTGTCACCGAGCGCGAGGAGCGAATCGTGCCCGCGCATATCTGGGCACTGGGTGAGTTGGATCGCCTGATCGCGGAGCGGCTGGTGCCGCGTGGCTTGGTGCAGGAGTTTTACTACCGAATCAACGCGCTGCTGCGGGAGTACATTGAGCGTCGCTTCGGCATCACGGCGGGCGAGCAGACCAGCGAGGAGTTCATCCGCTCGCTGCGTGATTCGAAATATCTCCAGGCCGTTCACAAGACCGTGCTTCAGCAATTCGTGGACGCGTGCGACCCGGTGAAATACGCGCGGCACACGCCCGGTGACGCCGACGTGAAATGGGTGGAAGACACGGCACGACGGGTTATTGTCGAAACGGCCGATGTGGGCGGGAACGGCGAGCTACTCAAAGCCCCCGTGGCGGCGCAGGCTGCTATCCCTCGGCATGGATCACGGAGGGCCGGGCCGTGATTCAACTGGCAAACTCGTGGCTCTTGGGCCTGGCGCTGTTCGTGCCGGTGGTCTGGTGGGCGTACCGTCGGCGCCGGGGTCGCGCGATGGTGCAATTCTCCGACGTGTCGGTGCTCGTGCAGGCGGGGGCTGCGCGGCGCGCACGCTGGCGCGCGACGTTGCCGTTGCTTCGCACGCTGACGGTGCTGTTGCTGGTGTTGTCGGTGGCACGACCGCAAAAAGCGGATGAGCAAACGCGCGTTCAGACGGAAGGCATCGCGATCCAACTGGTGGTTGATCGGTCGGGAAGCATGCGCGAGCCGTTTGGTGAGCGAAACGGACGGCGCATCTCGCGTTTAGAGGTCGTGAAGGACGTGGTGCGGGAGTTCGTTGAGGGAAACAAGACGGGACTGGCCGGTCGGCGCGATGATCTGATCGGCCTGATTGTTTTTGCGCGCTATCCTGACACGGAATGCCCGCTGACGCGCGATCATCAGCATGTCATTCGGGCCTTGGGCGAAGTGCAGCCGCCCGCCACGCGCGACGAGGACGGCACGGCCATCGGCGACGCGCTGCTGCTGGCGGTCGAGCGGATCCGCAACATAGAGCGGCGGTTTCAGAAATCGGACGATTACAAAGTCAAGAGCCGGGTGATTGTGCTGCTGACCGACGGCGAACAGAACGCCGGCAAATATGAGCCGGAAAAGGCGGCGCAAGCGGCGGCGGCGCTCGGCGTAAAGGTGTACACGATCGGCGCCATGGCCGATTACGTCGAACAACAAAGCCTGTTCGGGCAGACGATGCGGATTCCGGTCCAGATCAACGACGAGCCTCTGAAGAAGGTGGCGGAGCTGACCGGTGGCCGGTATTTCCGTGCTCGAGATGAACAAGCCCTGGCGCAGGTGTATGCCGAGATAGACAAATTGGAGCGTAGCGCGATCGACGAGACCCGGTATTACCTGATGACGGAACTGTCGTACAACTGGCTGACGTGGGGCACCTTGCAGTTGCCGCCGCCGCTGTTGCTGGCGATGGTGTTGCTGGCTCTGGAAGTCGTTCTGGCGCAGACACGCCTGCGCACGATCCCCTGAATCGCGAATCACTCGACATGGATGATTTCAAACTGGACAACGTCAGGCAATTGCAGTGGCTGCTGCTCGTTGGCGTCTGCGCCGCGGTGTTCGCGTATGGCATTGCGATGAAAACGGCATCGCTGCGGGCGTTTGTCTCCGCGCGGCTCGCGCCGGTGCTGGCGCCGCACGTAAGCCAATCGCGGCAGATCGTTCGCGCGGGGATGGTGCTTGGAGCGATGATTCTAATGATCGTGGGGCTGACGGGCCCGCGCTGGGGAACTTACTATGACGACGTTCAGCAGCGCCGGCTGGATCTGGTGATTTGTCTTGATGTGTCGCGCAGCATGTTGGCCGAAGACGCCGGCATGTCGCGATTGGATCGAGCCAAGGACGACATTCGCCGGTTGATGGATCAGATCGGCGGCGGGATGGTCGGCCTCGTCGCGTTCGCCGGCCGTGCGGAGCTGGTCTGTCCGTTGACGGACGATTACGAATACTACCGTTTGGCGCTGGACGACGTGGGGATCCACAGCGTCTCCGTCGGCGGGACGAACATCGGCGAGGCGATTCGCGCGGCGGTTAAGACATTCGGAGATTCGTCGCCGCGGCAGCGCGCGATCATCTTGATGACCGACGGCGAAGATCACGGCGAACTGGCCGTCGTCGAGGCGAAGCGCGCGCGCGAGGCGGGTATCGCGGTCCATGCCGTGGGAATCGGCGACGACGACAAGGGGGCCTTGATCCCCATCGACCGCAACGGTCAGCGGACCTATCTCAAGTATGAAGACGAGCAGGTTTGGTCGAAGCTGAATCCGGTGCGGTTGAAGGAGATCGTCGCGGCGGGCGGCGGCGAATATCAGCCAAGCCGTCAGGTAACACCTCGCCAGCGCACGCTGGAATGGCTTTACACGGAGCGGCTCGCGCCGAAAGAGGAACGAACGAACGAAGACCGCAAAGTGGCCCGTCAATATGCACGATCGCACTGGTTCTCGGCGCTGGCGCTGGCGCTGTTGCTGATGGAGTGCGTGGTGTCCGAGCGGCGAGGCGGAGCGAGCCGGCGTAACGCGAAAGCCGAAGGGGCACGGGAATGACTCATCAACGATCGGTTGTTCGAAATCGCCGTTGCATCGCATGCCGCGCTGCCGTGCTGGTCGTGATGGTGCTGGCCGGATTCCAATCCAGCGTCGAAGCAGACGAAGCCGCGCGGAAGGCGTACGACGCCGTGAAAGAGGGGAACCAGCTGCTCGCCGAGGAGAAATTTGTTGAGGCGTTGAAGGCATACGACAGGGCAGCCGCGCTCTCGCCGGATTCGCCGCAGGTGGCCTACAACCGCGGATTGGCGCTGTATCGCCTCGGCAAATTCGAAGCCGCGCGCAAGGCGTTTCAGGATGCAATCAAGCCGAGCCACCCCGAGATCGAGGCGCGAGCCAAATACAACCTCGGGCGCACGGCCCATGCCGAAGCGATGGAACATGCGAGCGAGCCGAAGCAGGCGATTGAGGATCTCTCGCGCGCGATCAATTTCTATCAGGACGCCCTGCGACTTGATCCCAAACAAACCGATCCCGACGCCCAGAAAAACCTTTCGCTGGCCGAGCGCCTCCGCGCGTACTTCCAGAAACGCCTCGAGCAGCAGCAGCCTCCGCAACCGCAGCCATCGTCCCAACCTTCCAGCCAGCCGCAGGATCCGCAACCGCAGCCGACAACGTCGCGTTCGCAGACCAGCCAGCCCGCATCGCAGCCGACGTCGGGAAAGTCAGAATCAGCGGACGAACCTGAAAAAAACGAGCAGGAATCGCAGGAAGGAAGCGAGGGGCAGGAGCAGAATCAGGATGGGGAGCAGGACGATTCAGAGTCGCAGAAGGGTAGCGATCAGAAAGAATCAGAGTCCCAGAAGCAGCCTAGCGCGGATAGGCAAGACGGTTCCGATCAGGCATCGGGTCAGCAGGACGAAACGCAGAAGGAGCAGAAGTCGTCGGCCAATCCGGAGCAGAAGACGGACCGCGACGATAGACTACGCGAGGAAGAGATTCAGCCGATGCTTCAAGAGGCGCGCGACGCGGAAAAGGCACGACGCGAGGCGCGGCGGATGAAGATGATGCGCCAGCGCGGGCGCACGGCGGTTCCCAAGGATTGGTGATGCGGCGATCAGCTTTCTTCATCAGAATGTTCGCGCTGATCACAGCGATTCCCGCCGCGTGGGGGACGACGCCGGTCCGCGCGCAGGAAATCAGCGCGAGCATCAACACGACGCAGGCGCTGATGGGGGAGACGCTGATTGTTCAGGTGCAGGTCAAGAACCCCAAGCAGGCCTCCGCTCCCGAAGCGCCGAAGACGGACGACTTCGAAATTCAAATGTCCGGCGCCGGGCCGCAGCAATCCAGCTCCACTTATATCATCAACAACAAACGATGGACCGATGTGACGTACACCTACACCTTCACCGCACGGCCAAAACGGGCGGGCCGGCTGGTGTTGCCGCCGTTTCGCTTTCGCGAGGGTGGGGCGGTCTTCGCGACCGAACCGATCACGGTACAGGTCAGCCGGCACATCGGCGGTGAGTTGTTGCTGGCGGAAGTGCAGTCGCGTCTGACGCGTGCCTACGTCGGCCAGCCGGTCGACCTGACGCTGGAGGTGTGGGTCAAGCAATACGAGCGGGACGGATTTCGCCTCGACGTGAGCGACATGTGGACGCTGCTGATGCGCAATCAGCAGCTCAACTCGCTCGGCGTGTTCGAGAAAGTAGCAACGCCCAAATGGAAGCCCGGCCAGCGCACCGACGAAGCCGGCAAGACGCACGAGTACTTCGTGTACCTGCTGGAGACAACGGTCTACCCAGAGCGGCCCGGGCCGTTCGACTTCGGCAGCATCGCGCTGGGGATGAATTATCCCATCACATTGCGGCGCGATGTCTTCGGGCGAATCTCCATCGATCGCGATCGCGTGGTGCAGGTGACGGCAAAGACGCCGAGCCTGGAAATCCTCCCGGTCCCAACTCAAGGTCGGCCCGCGGACTTCAACGGGGCCATCGGCCGATTCACCGTCACGGCGACGGCCAAACCAACGGAAGTAGCCGTCGGCGATCCGATCACGTTGACCTTGGCAATCCGCGGCAGCGGCACGCCATTGGAACGACTGAGTGCGCCAAAATTGGCAAACGTCAGTGAATTGACGAAGGACTTCGACGTGCCCCTGGAGTCCCCCGCTGGTGAAGTCGAAGGCGATCGCAAGCTGTTCTCCGTCACCCTTCGCCCGCTGCGCGAAGACGTGACGCAGATTCCGTCGCTCCCGTTGAGCTACTTCGACCCGGACACCGAGAAGTTCGCCACGGCAAGAACCAAGGCACTCCCCATCCGCGTCAAGCCCGCCGAAAAGCTCGCGCTGCCGACGCAGCTCGGCTCACCCGGCGACGCGCGCCCCATGATCGCCCAGCCGACCGAGGCCACCGAAGGTCTGATCGCCAATTTCACCAATCCAGCCGATGTCCTTGTAAACCAGAGCCTCTCCGTCGGACCGGCAGGATGGAGTCTTCTAACGGCATGTCCTCTTGCATACGTGGCGGCATGGCTGGCGACGCGCCGCTTACGGCGTCTGGCGAGCGACGACAAAGTTCGGCGCTCATCCCAAGCGTATGGTACGGCCAAACGCAGACTGGCGTCAGGTGCGAACGACGACCCGGCCTCGCTGCGAACGGCTTTGTCGGCTTACATTGCCGACAAGTTCAGAAGCGATGGCACGGGCCTGACCCGCGCCGAGGCGGTGGCGTTGCTTCGGGCGCGCGGCGTCAAAGACGAGCTTGTCTCGGAGGTGGATCGACTGTTGGAAGCCCTCGAAACGGCGGAGTACGGCGGTGGACTGGCGGCACAGGACGCCAAGGACATCGGGCCCATGCGGGTTCGCGCGATCATTGATACGTTGGAAACGGTACGCGTGCGATGAAGCGATTGAGCTTGGTAATTGTGGCCGTTCTGATGAGCGTGTTGCCCGCGCGGGCGCCGGCGCAAGCACGGACGTCGCCGCCGGAGACTCCCGTTGAACGCGCCGCCCTGACCAACGAGAGCCTTTTCGAAGCAGCCCTGCGAAGCTACGAACAGGGCATCGCGCAAGGCGGCGGCACCAATCCGCAATCGCGCCGGCTTCTCGAAGAGGCTCTCGAAGGATTCGTGGAGTTGACGCGCCGCGGCATTCGCAACGGCCGGCTCTACTTCAACATCGGCAACGCGCACATGCAGTTGGGCGAGCTGGGCGAGGCGATTCTCAACTACCGAATTGCGCTGCAATTGGCCCGCGGCGAACCGGCGATCCTTCACAACCTCGATGCCGCTCGCAAACTGCGCCGCATGACGTTTGCCCGGCCGACCGTCAGCGTCGTGCGCGACACGCTTTTCGCCTGGCACGATCACACGTCTCCCGCTTCACGCCTGCGCGTCGCCCTGGGAGCCTACGGCTGCTTCTGGCTGTTGCTGCTGATTGGTTTGCGCACAGGGCGGCGACCTGCGCTGGTCTGGTCCTGCCTCTTCACGGGCCTCATCGCGCTGGCCGCCGGCGGCAGCGTGGCCTACGAACAGATCACCACCGCGCAAGGCCGCGAAGGCGTCATCATGCAATCGGAAGTCGTGCTGCGCAAGGGAAACGGCCAGTACTACGATCCCGCGCTCATCCAGCCGCTTCCGGAGGGCGTGGAATTTCGCGTGTTAGCGTCGCGTGAAGATGTATCCGGCGCGACGTGGTACCAGATTGAACTGCCGGACGGCAAGGAGGGCTGGCTCCCGGCCGATGCGGTTCGCCTGATTGGACTCGATTCACCGAGCGGGTAGGATGTATCGGAGACGCACGCGAACGCGCGTGTTCCGCATTCGCCGTGCCCGGCACGGAAGCGGTGGGGCGATTGATTTGAGGATTTCCCATGGCCACGCAGCCAGCAAGCAAACCATCCGGGCCGCTTTCCGGTGTGCTGGGGTTGATTGTCTTCATCGTACTTCTCGGGACGGCCGGATTCTTGAGCTATCGCACGCTGACCTCGGCCGAGCCGGCCGCGCCCCGATCCATCGACCGCGATTTTGTCTGCTCCGAGACAGGCAAACATTTTCGATATGCCTTGCAGATAGGGGAGTCGTGGCCGATCCCGTCGCCTTTTTCAAAAAAGCAAACAGGCTATCCCGCCGAACGCTGCTACTGGACGCGCGAGGGAAAGCGCAAGTCCGAACCCACCTACATCATTCTCAACGAGATGTTGAACAAACCCGGCGACACCATCTGTCCCGACTGTGGCCGAATCGTGATTGGCCACAACCCCGAGCCGCCCATGAGCGTGCCGCTCGCCGATGCGCCAACGTCGCAGTCAGCGCCCCCAACCGCCGCGTCGCCGGCGTCGCAAACGGCCCCGGTCGGTTCCCAACCCGCCAAGCCTTGACTCAAGACCGGGCTTATGCATCGCAATACATGGTGAATTGCACGGCGCACCGCCTGTGCTCGACGCCGATGGGGGATTGTCCCTACACTTTCCCTCCGCGCGGTGTGTTGATCGCAGCATGATGAATCGCCGAAGGCGGGAGGAGTGGCTCGGCGGGGAGCGCGGCGATTACCACGAAGGAGCTTGCAGCACCAATGGAATTCTGGCTGTGGGGTGGATTTGTCGCGTTCGTACTCATTATGCTCGCCCTGGACTTGGGTGTGCTGAATCGCAAGGCCCATGTTGTCAACACGCGGGAGGCGCTGATCTGGGCGGGGTTCTGTGTCTTTCTCGCGCTGATGTTCAATGTCTTTCTGTACTTCGCCTACGACCGCAACTGGTTCGACATCGCCACGCGCGGCGGCACGCTCTCGGGCAAGGCGGCCGCGATGCAGTTCTTCACCGGATGGCTGATCGAACAATCGTTGAGCCTCGACAACATTTTTGTCATCGCGCTGATTTTTCAATACTTCTCGGTGCCGCGCATTCACCAGCACCGCACGCTCTTCTGGGGCATCATCGGCGCGCTCGCCATGCGCATGGCGATGATCCTCGCCGGGGCGGCGCTCATCCAGCGATTCACCTGGACCATCTATGTGTTCGGGGTTCTGCTATTATATACAGCTGTAAAGATGTACCGCTCGCAGGACGAGGCCGTCGAGCCGAATCGCAACCCGCTGGTGAAGCTGGCGCGAAAGCTGTACCCCGTCACGGACGAATTCCACGGCGAGAAGTTCTTCGTACGCGTGGATGGCCGCCGGGCGATCACGCCGCTCTTTCTCGTCCTGCTGGTGATTGAGAGCACCGACCTGCTGTTCGCGGTGGATTCCATCCCGGCGATCTTCGCGATCACCAAGGACCCCTTCATTGTGTTCACGTCCAATGTTTTCGCGATTCTGAACCTGCGGTCGCTCTATTTCGTATTAGCCAGTATGCTGGAGAAGTTCAAGTATCTCAAGCCGAGTCTTGTCTTCGTGCTGGCATACGTCGGCGTCAAGATGCTGGTGTCGCATCACTATCACATTCCGACGGCGTTCTCGCTGGCCGTCATCATCGGCATCCTCGCGGTCGGCATCCTCGCGTCGGTGATCAGCAGCCAGCGCGAGAAGAGCCGGAGCGCCTGATATGCTATTCAAGACCGCCAGACGACTGGTCATCATCATCGTCGGCTTCACGGTCGTGTTGATCGGCATAGCGCTGATCGTCCTGCCGGGGCCGGCGTTCCTGGTGATTCCCGCGGGCCTGGCGATTCTGGGTACGGAGTTTCTCTGGGCGAAACGGTTGATGAACCGCATCAAGCGCAAGACCGGGGCCGTGCTGGGGAAGTTCGAGACCGTTGTCTTCTGCCCGAACTGCGAGGCCGATCTGGTTGGCAAGCAACTCAAACCCGGCCATGTCTGCCCGGAATGCGACGCGCCGATATCGTCCGATACGGCTGACCGGGCCAATGCCGAGCAGGCCCGTCGAACGTCAAAGAACTGAATCGTCTTCTCGCTTCTGCGCGGCCGGGGCGGCGGCGGGGGAGGGGCGCCAGGCTCGCAATACTTCGTCCGGAATAGGAAATCGGTAGGCTTCGGGCTGCTCCACCCAGGGCGGCAGGGCGGGGCGGGGCAGGGGGTGATCTTCCAGCCGATGCTTCAACGTGCTGGCGCGGCGTCGGCCGGGGTAGGACTTGTGCGCCCAAAGCCTCCAGCACATGTCGATGACTTCATCGCGCAGCCTGACGACATCACGATTGCGACAGCAGTCAAAATAAACCCTCCCCGATCCGCATGGACACGGCGCTTCCGGTGCGATCCGCCCCAGGCGGAGATAGTGCTCGGCCAGAATCCGGTCGCGCTGCCGGACCCGCGCGGCCCGATTGACCAGCATGAGGCCAACCATCGCCGCTGTGCCGAACGCAACAAGCATCAGAACCAGGAACAGCGCTGGCATTGCATCGTCTGATGCCACGAATCATTCTCCTGCCGAGCGCCACGCCGCTCCGCGTCACTCTCGCGCGGGCCACGGGTACGCGACGACGCTGCGATGGCCGTCGCGATCCACGGCGCGAATGCCGAAGACGTAGTGGTCTTTGGATAGTTCGTGTGTGTAGCTTGAAACCAGACCGACCGGTCGAGACGCCTCCCACGTCGGAGCGCTGGTTCTGCGCCAGACCACTTCGTATCCGGCCAGGTCCGGCTCTTTGCCGAGATCCCATGCGAGCGTCGTCGTGTTTTCGAGTTTGGCCGTGATGACCCGCGCATTGGCGGGCGGCGCCGGCGCGAGGGCCAGCGATGCCAGCGCTGCGGCGTTTACACGAGCGACGCGCGTCAGGTAGGCGAAGTCCACGTGTTCCACGACATCGCCATACGAGCGGCCGCCCTCGGTGCGCACGTTCTGATGCTGCCGGTCGTAGTTTTCCTGCATCTCGGTGATGCGGATCGCCGGGTATCCCTGTTCGCTGAAGGCCGTGTGATCGCCGCCGCGAAGGAAGCGATCTTTGCGATACACCAGCATCGTCTCGAATGCGGGCATGTAACGGCACGCGGTCTCTTCGAAATATCGCGCCAGCTGTCGCGCG from the Planctomycetia bacterium genome contains:
- a CDS encoding tetratricopeptide repeat protein — its product is MTHQRSVVRNRRCIACRAAVLVVMVLAGFQSSVEADEAARKAYDAVKEGNQLLAEEKFVEALKAYDRAAALSPDSPQVAYNRGLALYRLGKFEAARKAFQDAIKPSHPEIEARAKYNLGRTAHAEAMEHASEPKQAIEDLSRAINFYQDALRLDPKQTDPDAQKNLSLAERLRAYFQKRLEQQQPPQPQPSSQPSSQPQDPQPQPTTSRSQTSQPASQPTSGKSESADEPEKNEQESQEGSEGQEQNQDGEQDDSESQKGSDQKESESQKQPSADRQDGSDQASGQQDETQKEQKSSANPEQKTDRDDRLREEEIQPMLQEARDAEKARREARRMKMMRQRGRTAVPKDW
- a CDS encoding protein BatD, translated to MRRSAFFIRMFALITAIPAAWGTTPVRAQEISASINTTQALMGETLIVQVQVKNPKQASAPEAPKTDDFEIQMSGAGPQQSSSTYIINNKRWTDVTYTYTFTARPKRAGRLVLPPFRFREGGAVFATEPITVQVSRHIGGELLLAEVQSRLTRAYVGQPVDLTLEVWVKQYERDGFRLDVSDMWTLLMRNQQLNSLGVFEKVATPKWKPGQRTDEAGKTHEYFVYLLETTVYPERPGPFDFGSIALGMNYPITLRRDVFGRISIDRDRVVQVTAKTPSLEILPVPTQGRPADFNGAIGRFTVTATAKPTEVAVGDPITLTLAIRGSGTPLERLSAPKLANVSELTKDFDVPLESPAGEVEGDRKLFSVTLRPLREDVTQIPSLPLSYFDPDTEKFATARTKALPIRVKPAEKLALPTQLGSPGDARPMIAQPTEATEGLIANFTNPADVLVNQSLSVGPAGWSLLTACPLAYVAAWLATRRLRRLASDDKVRRSSQAYGTAKRRLASGANDDPASLRTALSAYIADKFRSDGTGLTRAEAVALLRARGVKDELVSEVDRLLEALETAEYGGGLAAQDAKDIGPMRVRAIIDTLETVRVR
- a CDS encoding MoxR family ATPase, with amino-acid sequence MIKAASEPFARLRAAMHQVIVGQESLIDHLLVGLLANGHMLLEGVPGLAKTLSVTCLARGIQTGFSRIQFTPDLLPADVIGTLIYQPQQGTFTVKKGPIFSNIILADEINRAPAKVQSALLEAMQERQVTIGDETFALPEPFLVLATQNPIEQEGTYPLPEAQVDRFMFKVTVTYPSREQERQILDRMATTSPDWSIEPVMQPGDIIKARQAVDEIYIDDKIKDYVVSLVIATRDPSSYGLNIKHLIQYGASPRATIMLTLGAKARAFLAGRGFVTPQDVKDVAPGILRHRVIITYEAEAEEMTSDAIIKQILDHVPVP
- a CDS encoding DUF4261 domain-containing protein, producing MIWVFVTIGMLAFASAIHGAMTAATEDGRDSVGRLMHSIAALLLIGAWATGHATSIGWGCLAVAAAMEIGLRARAREIERRIASQQAARGANPAIQDGSDPMPGDEGAIRSATVKERRATSIAEDGSEFSENSSEREIPGAVSASAPPFVTVALLREAHQVTGDIFVASVRRSGRRDAQLTSAGTTATWQARIGEFTIEGMSQRSAWDGAALAEAAAQTFDWPDALQACREHAGHVRLVTRAPAGASRTELVAVHRLAHAAIAEFAPVCGVLWEGARLLRPVARGTAQGASREDTVRHMPRGQESAREAVHDAMETCINFRVTPLEGSEPQAVASDTVGLHAFGLPDLEIVTPGEPDERIARVLYHLAEEFFARGCDWQDGDERTIGSYGRWRCERRRSTLAPGREILALSPKEC
- a CDS encoding DUF58 domain-containing protein, with the translated sequence MTPNELLKKIRRIHIRTMHMADDVFAGQYHSAFKGQGMEFEEVREYQPGDEIRSIDWNVTARQGRPFIKRFREERELTVMLLVDVSASQEFGSRDQLKRELAAEIGATLAFSAIKNNDKVGLIGFSDRIERYIKPDKGTRHVLWVIRELLALEPQGRGTDLAGALDYMNRVLRRRSVVFVVSDFLAGPFEKPLRAARRRHDVISIAVSDEREREWPKTRFVELVDSETGQWVTVDASSRSFREEIRRRAETAIAARRELFKRMRADCIELQTGQSIAEPLTRFFRAREARL
- a CDS encoding VWA domain-containing protein, with the translated sequence MIQLANSWLLGLALFVPVVWWAYRRRRGRAMVQFSDVSVLVQAGAARRARWRATLPLLRTLTVLLLVLSVARPQKADEQTRVQTEGIAIQLVVDRSGSMREPFGERNGRRISRLEVVKDVVREFVEGNKTGLAGRRDDLIGLIVFARYPDTECPLTRDHQHVIRALGEVQPPATRDEDGTAIGDALLLAVERIRNIERRFQKSDDYKVKSRVIVLLTDGEQNAGKYEPEKAAQAAAALGVKVYTIGAMADYVEQQSLFGQTMRIPVQINDEPLKKVAELTGGRYFRARDEQALAQVYAEIDKLERSAIDETRYYLMTELSYNWLTWGTLQLPPPLLLAMVLLALEVVLAQTRLRTIP
- a CDS encoding VWA domain-containing protein, whose product is MDDFKLDNVRQLQWLLLVGVCAAVFAYGIAMKTASLRAFVSARLAPVLAPHVSQSRQIVRAGMVLGAMILMIVGLTGPRWGTYYDDVQQRRLDLVICLDVSRSMLAEDAGMSRLDRAKDDIRRLMDQIGGGMVGLVAFAGRAELVCPLTDDYEYYRLALDDVGIHSVSVGGTNIGEAIRAAVKTFGDSSPRQRAIILMTDGEDHGELAVVEAKRAREAGIAVHAVGIGDDDKGALIPIDRNGQRTYLKYEDEQVWSKLNPVRLKEIVAAGGGEYQPSRQVTPRQRTLEWLYTERLAPKEERTNEDRKVARQYARSHWFSALALALLLMECVVSERRGGASRRNAKAEGARE